One window from the genome of Armatimonadota bacterium encodes:
- a CDS encoding ATP-dependent Clp protease proteolytic subunit, which produces MGIPYVIEQTARGERSYDIWSRLLKDRIIFLGTEVDDYVANLIVAQLLFLEKEDPDKDIDFYINSPGGSVTAGLAMYDCMQHIKCDVATICVGQAASMGAVLLAGGAAGKRYALKHSRIMIHQVSAGFRGTAADINVQAAEINRMMDNLMGILSRHTGKAEEQVRKDCDRDYFMSGDEAVAYGLVDKVLERAP; this is translated from the coding sequence ATGGGCATACCCTACGTTATCGAGCAAACCGCACGCGGCGAGCGATCTTACGACATCTGGTCCAGGCTACTGAAGGACCGAATAATCTTCCTCGGAACCGAGGTCGACGACTACGTGGCGAACCTGATTGTGGCCCAGCTTCTTTTCTTAGAAAAGGAAGACCCCGATAAGGATATCGACTTTTACATCAACTCACCGGGAGGCTCGGTGACGGCTGGTCTGGCTATGTACGATTGTATGCAGCACATCAAATGCGATGTGGCGACGATCTGCGTGGGCCAAGCCGCTTCGATGGGAGCCGTACTTCTTGCTGGCGGCGCCGCCGGAAAGCGTTACGCACTGAAACATTCCCGCATCATGATCCACCAGGTATCCGCTGGTTTTCGAGGCACAGCCGCCGACATCAACGTCCAGGCCGCCGAGATCAACCGCATGATGGACAACCTGATGGGCATCCTCAGCCGCCACACCGGCAAGGCTGAAGAACAGGTGCGGAAGGACTGCGATCGAGACTACTTTATGTCGGGCGATGAGGCTGTGGCCTATGGGCTCGTCGATAAGGTCTTGGAACGCGCTCCGTAA